Below is a genomic region from Rhizobium sp. 007.
AAAGATCGTTCAGAGCGTCCATGAAACCTCACTTTGACGGCCATTATAGCCAGTAAGAATCTTGATCTCAAACTAATATATTAACATAGTTGACCAACTGATATTTTAGTGTTTCACTCTGCCGGTGCTGGGAGGCACGTTTCGTACGTTTGGGACTTACAGTGGGAGGATAGGATGTTGAGACTTTTGGGTGCTGCCGCGATCGCAGCTCTTTTCGCGACGCTTCCGGCTTCGGCTCAGGAAAAGACTGCGATCTCCATTACACGGCAGCCGGGGATTCTGTATCTTGCGAGCCACGTCATGGAAACGCAAAAGCTCATTGAGAAACAGGCTGCGAAGGAGGGGCTGGACGGCCTCACGATCGAATGGCGAACCTTTAGCGGCGGTGGAGCGCAGACCGATGCATTGCTCGCAGGCAATGTCGACATCGTCAACACGGGGTCGGGTAATCTTCTTCTGCTTTGGGATCGTACAAAGGGCCGCGTAAAAGGCATCATTCCGAGTTCCGCGCAGCCGGTCATCATGGTCTCCAATGATCCCAAGATCAAATCACTCGATGATATCGGCCCGAGCGACAAGATCGCCGTTCCGACCGTCGGCGTCTCGACGCAGGCGATTCTGCTGCAGATGGTCGCCGCCGCAAAGTATGGCGAAGACCAGGTCCGCAAGCTCGACAGCAATACCGTACAGCTTGGCCATCCGGACGCGGTCGCGGCCATCGCCAATCCCAATCACGAAGTCAAAAACCATTTCTCAGCACCGCCCTTCCAGTACATCGAGCTAAAACAGAAGGGCGTGCATCGCGTCACGGACTCGCGCGAAATCATCGGAGGTTCCCTCACTCAGGCGACGTTCTTCACGACGACCGGGTTTGCTGAAAGCAATCCCGTCATCATCAAGGCCGTGCGTGAGGCAACCAAGCAAGCAGTGGCCTACATCAAGAACGATCCAAAGGGCGCCCTCGAAGCCTACAAGACCATCACCGGAGACAAGACGTCGATCGACGATCTCATGGCGATCATGAACGAGCCGGGTTTCATCGACGACTACCGGACCGAGCCGCAGGGGACGATGAAGTTCGCAACGCATTTGAACAAGATCGGGACGCTGAAGATGCAGCCAAAAGCATGGACCGACTACTACTTGCCTGAATCCGCCGACCTCAACGGCAACTGAGCTGCATCTATCCGGCAGAAGGCAGGCAGCTTTTTGCCGGATAAGCCCGCCCCCTTTTCATGTGAGGACGTCGTCAATGTTCCAGTCCGCAGCAGCTGTTTCACCGGCGCATCAGGCTATTGCGCAAGCGGCTGAACCACTCTTGAGTGTCGAGAAAGTTACGCTGCGCTACAAGACGCCGAACCTCCTGGTCACCGCCACCGAACAGGTTTCCTTCAGCGTCAGGAAATCAGACCGGTTCGTGCTTCTAGGTCCATCGGGCTGCGGTAAGTCGACGCTGCTGAAAGCCGTAGGCGGATACATGAAGCCCGTCAGCGGTTCCATCCGCATCAACGGCCGGACGGTGACGAAACCGGGTCCGGACCGCATGATGGTGTTTCAGGAATTCGATCAGCTGATGCCCTGGAAGACCGTTTTGGAAAACGTGATGTTTCCGCTGCTGGTTGCGCGCAAGCTGCTGCCAAAGGAAGCAGAGGAAATCGCCCGCGCCTATATCGACAAGGTAAAGCTGACGCGCGCCGTCGACAGTTTTCCCCATACCCTATCTGGCGGGATGAAACAGCGTGTCGCCATTGCGCGCGGCATGGCGATGCAACCCGACATCCTTTTGATGGATGAACCTTTCGCGGCGCTCGACGCGCTGACGCGCCGCCAGATGCAGGACGAACTGCTTCAGCTTTGGGATGATACGAAGTTTACCGTCATCTTCGTCACCCATTCGATCGCTGAAGCGATCAAGATCTCCAACCGTATTCTGCTTCTGTCACCCCACCCGGGGCGCGTCAAAGCGGAAGTCGTGGATGTCGACAAAGCCTCGAACGAGGACGGGACCGCAGCTGCACTCGAGCGGGATATCCACGATCTTCTGTTCTCTGAACCAGGCCATCGGGAGTAAGCCATCATGAGCGCACCACAGATCCTGCTGGCCGAAGAAAGCGCCAACGCGCGCCCGGCCTATGCCAACATTGCCGCGATCGAGCAGAAGCTCGGGCCAGTTGAACTCATCTGGGGTATCGGCGCTGTCCGAAAGGCCCTGCTGATTATCGCGCTTGCGCTCCTGTGGCAGGTCTACGCCACTTACCTCGACAACCCACTTCTATTTCCGACCCTCGCCGACACGCTGGTGACGCTCGTCGATCGCTTCGCGGATGGCACGCTGCCGGCGCGCATCTGGACCACCTTGAAGATCCTTTTGATGGGATATGCGGCGGGAACGATCCTGGCGGCCATCCTGACCGTGCTGGCGATCAACACGCGCATCGGCACGGACTTCCTCGAGACGATGACCGCCATGTTCAACCCGCTTCCGGCCATTTCACTTCTGCCGCTGGCGCTCATCTGGTTCGGCCTGGGCGCCTCAAGCCTCGTCTTCGTGCTCGTGCATTCCGTGCTCTGGGCCGTGGCGCTGAACACCCATTCCGGGTTTCTCGGCGTCTCCCGCACTCTGCGCATGGTCGGGGCCAATTACGGCCTGTCCGGCTTGTCCTACGTCGTTCGCATTCTCATCCCGGCTGCGTTTCCCTCGATCCTTACCGGTCTTAAGATTGGCTGGGCCTTCGCCTGGCGCACACTGATTGCCGCCGAACTCGTCTTCGGCGTCTCGTCCGGGCAGGGCGGCCTTGGCTGGTTCATCTTCGAAAACCGCAATCTTCTCGACATCCCGGCCGTTTTTGCCGGACTGCTGACCGTCATCGTCATCGGTCTGGTGGTTGAAAATTTGGTCTTCCAGACGATTGAACGCCACACTATCCAGAAATGGGGCATGAAGGAATGAAGACTGCTTCCTTGTTTGTATTTGCCTCCGTTCATCATCCTTCTCGGACAATGCCATGAAAAACCGCAAAACTTACGAGCAGCTGCGCTCCGCCCGCTGGATGGTCCCCGATGATCAACGATCCTTCGGCCACAGATCGCGCACCATGCAGATGGGCTATGACCCCGCCGACTGGGAGGGCCGCCCGATCATCGCCATTC
It encodes:
- a CDS encoding ABC transporter permease produces the protein MSAPQILLAEESANARPAYANIAAIEQKLGPVELIWGIGAVRKALLIIALALLWQVYATYLDNPLLFPTLADTLVTLVDRFADGTLPARIWTTLKILLMGYAAGTILAAILTVLAINTRIGTDFLETMTAMFNPLPAISLLPLALIWFGLGASSLVFVLVHSVLWAVALNTHSGFLGVSRTLRMVGANYGLSGLSYVVRILIPAAFPSILTGLKIGWAFAWRTLIAAELVFGVSSGQGGLGWFIFENRNLLDIPAVFAGLLTVIVIGLVVENLVFQTIERHTIQKWGMKE
- a CDS encoding ABC transporter ATP-binding protein, whose translation is MFQSAAAVSPAHQAIAQAAEPLLSVEKVTLRYKTPNLLVTATEQVSFSVRKSDRFVLLGPSGCGKSTLLKAVGGYMKPVSGSIRINGRTVTKPGPDRMMVFQEFDQLMPWKTVLENVMFPLLVARKLLPKEAEEIARAYIDKVKLTRAVDSFPHTLSGGMKQRVAIARGMAMQPDILLMDEPFAALDALTRRQMQDELLQLWDDTKFTVIFVTHSIAEAIKISNRILLLSPHPGRVKAEVVDVDKASNEDGTAAALERDIHDLLFSEPGHRE
- a CDS encoding ABC transporter substrate-binding protein, whose protein sequence is MLRLLGAAAIAALFATLPASAQEKTAISITRQPGILYLASHVMETQKLIEKQAAKEGLDGLTIEWRTFSGGGAQTDALLAGNVDIVNTGSGNLLLLWDRTKGRVKGIIPSSAQPVIMVSNDPKIKSLDDIGPSDKIAVPTVGVSTQAILLQMVAAAKYGEDQVRKLDSNTVQLGHPDAVAAIANPNHEVKNHFSAPPFQYIELKQKGVHRVTDSREIIGGSLTQATFFTTTGFAESNPVIIKAVREATKQAVAYIKNDPKGALEAYKTITGDKTSIDDLMAIMNEPGFIDDYRTEPQGTMKFATHLNKIGTLKMQPKAWTDYYLPESADLNGN